Proteins encoded by one window of Actinocorallia herbida:
- a CDS encoding TetR/AcrR family transcriptional regulator, translated as MNEDLTAKARIRDAALAEFARHGVKGTTVRGVAEAAGVSAGLVQHHFGTKEGLREACDSYALETVRRVKREAFESGMGDPGFMATAVAAGLPIQRYLARALVDGSPAAARLFDDAVAFSEQLLGGGAPGMAEPSTEDLHAYAAVMTAMNFGQMVLHEHLSRALGVDTLSTDGYRKVALAMLDINDDRLMSPELVAHARAALRGLPHAGADVR; from the coding sequence GTGAACGAGGATCTGACCGCCAAGGCGCGGATCAGGGACGCGGCACTGGCGGAGTTCGCCCGGCACGGTGTCAAAGGCACGACGGTGCGGGGGGTGGCCGAGGCCGCCGGGGTGTCGGCGGGGCTGGTGCAGCACCACTTCGGCACCAAGGAGGGGCTGCGGGAGGCGTGCGACTCCTACGCACTGGAGACCGTCCGGCGCGTGAAGCGGGAGGCATTCGAGAGCGGCATGGGAGACCCCGGTTTCATGGCCACCGCGGTCGCCGCCGGGCTGCCGATCCAGCGCTACCTCGCCCGTGCCCTCGTCGACGGATCGCCCGCGGCGGCGCGCCTGTTCGACGACGCCGTCGCCTTCAGCGAGCAGCTGCTCGGCGGCGGCGCTCCCGGGATGGCGGAACCGAGCACCGAGGATCTGCATGCGTACGCGGCGGTGATGACCGCGATGAACTTCGGGCAGATGGTCCTGCACGAGCACCTGTCGCGCGCGCTCGGCGTCGACACGCTCAGCACCGACGGCTACCGCAAGGTCGCCCTGGCGATGCTCGACATCAACGACGACCGGCTGATGAGCCCGGAGCTCGTCGCCCACGCGCGCGCCGCACTCCGAGGGCTTCCCCACGCAGGCGCCGATGTCCGCTGA
- the nhaA gene encoding Na+/H+ antiporter NhaA: MSSSTGTPRRVLFQRGSWPEARRIAEILRTETVGGALLLAGAVIAVVWANSPWASSYTAVQDFTIGPHALHLDLSLATWAADGLLAIFFFVAGLELKREFVAGDLRDPRRALVPVAAACGGVIVPAVLYLLVTAGTPGAGDGWAIPTATDIAFALAVLAVLGRCLPNALRTFLLTLAVVDDLIAIVIIALFYTADLAPLPLLGALIPLAVFTVLVQRRIRSWWLLPPLAFATWTLVHASGVHATVAGVLLGFAVPVLRGERDEPGDGHGLAEHFEHRFRPLSAGFAVPVFALLSAGVAFGGVSGLGDALRNPIALGVLVGLVVGKPIGIMAATWLVARFTRAELDEGLAWTDVLGLSLLAGIGFTVSLLIGELAFPAHPETADLVKIAVLTASIAATLLAGIVLRARNRVYRRIHDAETADRDHDGIPDVYEETARQHYEAPGV; the protein is encoded by the coding sequence TTGAGCAGCAGCACCGGCACGCCCAGGCGGGTCCTCTTCCAGCGCGGGAGCTGGCCCGAGGCGCGCCGCATCGCCGAGATCCTGCGGACCGAGACGGTCGGCGGCGCGCTACTCCTGGCCGGCGCGGTGATCGCGGTCGTGTGGGCGAACTCTCCCTGGGCGTCGTCCTACACCGCGGTACAGGACTTCACCATCGGCCCGCACGCCCTGCACCTCGACCTCAGCCTGGCCACATGGGCCGCCGACGGGCTCCTGGCCATCTTCTTCTTCGTCGCGGGCCTGGAACTCAAGCGCGAGTTCGTCGCCGGCGACCTGCGCGACCCCCGCCGGGCGCTCGTACCCGTTGCCGCCGCCTGCGGCGGGGTCATCGTCCCTGCGGTCCTGTACCTGCTGGTGACGGCCGGCACCCCGGGCGCCGGCGACGGCTGGGCGATCCCCACGGCGACCGACATCGCCTTCGCGCTCGCGGTCCTGGCCGTCCTGGGCCGCTGCCTCCCCAACGCCCTGCGGACCTTCCTGCTGACGCTCGCGGTCGTCGACGACCTCATCGCGATCGTCATCATCGCCCTCTTCTACACCGCGGATCTCGCCCCGCTGCCCCTGCTCGGCGCACTGATCCCGCTGGCGGTGTTCACGGTGCTGGTCCAGCGGCGGATCCGCTCCTGGTGGCTGCTCCCGCCCCTGGCGTTCGCGACCTGGACGCTGGTGCACGCCTCCGGCGTCCACGCCACCGTCGCCGGCGTCCTGCTCGGCTTCGCCGTCCCCGTTCTACGGGGCGAGCGGGACGAGCCCGGCGACGGCCACGGCCTCGCCGAGCACTTCGAGCACCGCTTCCGGCCCCTGTCCGCCGGCTTCGCCGTCCCCGTCTTCGCACTGCTGTCCGCCGGAGTCGCCTTCGGCGGCGTGTCCGGCCTCGGCGACGCCCTGCGCAACCCGATCGCCCTCGGCGTCCTGGTCGGCCTCGTCGTCGGCAAGCCCATCGGCATCATGGCCGCGACCTGGCTCGTCGCCCGCTTCACCCGCGCCGAACTCGACGAAGGCCTCGCCTGGACCGACGTCCTCGGGCTGTCCCTACTGGCGGGCATCGGCTTCACCGTCTCCCTCCTCATCGGCGAACTCGCCTTCCCCGCCCACCCCGAGACCGCCGACCTCGTCAAGATCGCCGTCTTGACGGCATCGATCGCCGCCACCCTCCTCGCCGGGATCGTCCTGCGCGCCCGCAACCGCGTTTACCGCCGCATCCACGACGCAGAGACCGCCGACCGCGACCACGACGGCATCCCCGACGTCTACGAAGAGACCGCCAGACAGCACTACGAGGCACCCGGGGTCTGA
- a CDS encoding ABC transporter ATP-binding protein, translating into MHAQHVPPISVSGLTKSFGATRALDGLDLTVRRGEVHGFLGPNGSGKSTTIRVLLGMLRADGGEAALLGGDPWKDATALHERLAYVPGDVTLWPNLTGGEVIDLIGRMRGGIDKRRKAELLERFELDPRKKSRTYSKGNRQKVGLVTALASDAELLILDEPTSGLDPLMEEVFQDCVRQARDAGRTVLLSSHILSEVEALCDRVTIIRAGHTVETGTLDELRHLTRTSLDAVLDSPPDGLDTHPHVHDLRIDGARVRCEADTAHLGEILVLLAQAGVRTLTSRPPTLDELFLRHYQAEAVR; encoded by the coding sequence ATGCACGCCCAGCACGTACCCCCCATCTCCGTGTCCGGCCTGACCAAGTCCTTCGGCGCCACCCGTGCCCTCGACGGCCTCGACCTCACCGTGCGGCGCGGCGAGGTGCACGGGTTCCTCGGCCCCAACGGCTCCGGCAAGTCCACGACCATTCGCGTCCTGCTCGGGATGCTGCGCGCCGACGGCGGCGAGGCCGCCCTCCTCGGCGGCGACCCGTGGAAGGACGCAACCGCCCTGCACGAGCGCCTCGCCTACGTGCCCGGCGACGTCACGCTGTGGCCGAACCTCACCGGCGGCGAGGTCATCGACCTCATCGGCCGGATGCGCGGCGGTATCGACAAGCGCCGCAAGGCTGAACTGCTGGAGCGGTTCGAACTCGACCCCCGCAAGAAGAGCCGCACCTACAGCAAGGGCAACCGCCAGAAGGTCGGCCTCGTCACCGCCCTGGCCTCCGACGCCGAACTCCTCATCCTCGACGAGCCCACCTCCGGCCTCGACCCCCTCATGGAGGAGGTCTTCCAAGACTGCGTCCGCCAGGCCCGAGACGCGGGCCGCACCGTCCTGCTGTCCAGCCACATCCTCAGCGAGGTCGAGGCGCTCTGCGACCGCGTCACCATCATCCGCGCGGGCCACACTGTCGAGACCGGCACCCTCGACGAACTCCGCCACCTCACCCGCACCTCCCTCGATGCCGTCCTCGACTCCCCGCCCGACGGCCTCGACACCCACCCCCACGTGCACGACCTCCGCATCGACGGCGCCCGCGTGCGCTGCGAGGCCGACACCGCCCACCTCGGCGAGATCCTCGTCCTGCTCGCCCAGGCGGGGGTGCGCACCCTCACCAGCCGGCCGCCCACCCTCGACGAGCTCTTCCTGCGCCACTACCAGGCCGAGGCCGTCCGATGA